One genomic region from Serinus canaria isolate serCan28SL12 chromosome 7, serCan2020, whole genome shotgun sequence encodes:
- the ANKZF1 gene encoding ankyrin repeat and zinc finger domain-containing protein 1 isoform X1, which produces MGPVSGRSLAGGSRRTHSSAMSPPLEAVAMSESRSVFEAAQDPELLRGLSLVTGVAADAGAAQLAPASHEKPAAPSCEEKAHGVAEVPERMCCLTCGQVFGSREEQTEHYRLDWHRFNLKQRLLGHRTLPEEVFEEKTRTGDVSSISGSDSDSSDVSSESELLPSVSDTGRTQQIPRSHKVLLRNAKGQLISAYRCVLLTGKGDIEESVELTASLQSLSASTCWVVLMMGGGHFAGAVFRGLKVQEHKTFHRYTVRARRGTAQGLRDAQTPGSAPRSAGASLRRYNEAALLKDIQDLLAAWAQHLSEAQRIFLRAPHHNRALLFGGRNPPLTRGDPRICHIPLSTRRATLREVLRVHATLASLQVYGKDTPLEDITGSPRKVWQKRQKKAEVDPPQEDTIAPEEEEEEEQESPTGELETVEVTLGTLDLREFEVMPKRNRKRRKKRDKKVEKGPCAKETGGQAGLEPVTELQGEAEAGLLPWSNGGDPQTQLCDALFTACKTGDVQTLQHLLGVPENGSLPQHSENGQSLDMARSLLNQPVDEQGCTLLHVAAQAGRAEAVCLLLEAGADPTLRDRQERTPYCTSADRRTRNAFRKFMVDHPDKYDYSRAKVPGPLTQEMEAKKLEKKRAQKAQRKQRQQAQREEQHRWEQEQERKQWFAALSDREKRALAAERRLAAQLQDTGTTLANISRCWHCGESLLGRIPFHYLDFSFCSTACLQTHRRAQAGRT; this is translated from the exons ATGGGACCGGTGTCGGGGCGGTCACTGGCGGGTGGTTCCCGACGGACCCATTCCTCAGCCATGTCCCCTCCGCTGGAAGCAGTAGCCATGTCAGAGAGCAGGTCGGTGTTTGAGGCCGCTCAGGACCCTGAACTCCTGCGCGGGCTGAGCCTTGTCACCGGAGTTGCTGCGGATGCGggtgctgcccagctggcaccTGCGAGCCACG AGAaacctgcagcacccagctgtgAGGAGAAGGCCCATGGGGTCGCTGAGGTGCCAGAGAGGATGTGTTGCTTGACCTGCGGGCAGGTGTTTGGGAGCCGAGAGGAGCAG ACTGAGCACTACCGTCTTGACTGGCACCGCTTCAACCTGAAGCAGCGACTCCTGGGGCACCGGACGCTGCCTGAGGAAGTGTTTGAGGAGAAAACCCGCACAG gTGATGTTTCCAGCATCTCAGGATCTGACTCAGATAGCTCTGATGTGAGCAGTGAGTCAGAGTTGCTGCCCTCCGTCAGTGACACTGGCCGGACCCAGCAGATTCCCCGCTCCCACAAAGTGCTGCTCCGCAATGCGAAGGGCCAGCTCATCTCCGCCTACCGCTGTGTGCTGCTCACTGGGAAG GGTGACATTGAGGAGTCGGTGGAGCTGACAGCATCACTGCAGAGCCTCAGTGCAAGCACATGCTGGGTTGTGCTGATGATGGGTGGCGGGCACTTCGCAGGAGCAGTGTTCCGGGG CCTGAAGGTGCAGGAGCACAAGACCTTCCACCGGTACACGGTGCGAGCACGGCGGGGCACAGCGCAGGGCCTTCGGGATGCTCAGACCCCAGGCTCAGCCCCCAGATCGGCTGGGGCCTCCCTGCGCCGCTACAACGAGGCTGCGCTGCTCAAG gATATTCAGGACctcctggcagcctgggcacagcacctgAGTGAAGCTCAGCGCATCTTCCTCCGGGCCCCTCATCACAATCGTGCACTGCTCTTTGGTGGCAGGAATCCACCCCTCACCCGAGGGGACCCTCGCATCTGCCACATCCCCCTCAGCACCCGCAGGGCAACCCTGCGAGAGGTGCTGCGAGTCCACGCCACGCTGGCCAGCCTGCAGGTGTATG GGAAGGACACACCACTGGAGGACATCACTGGGTCCCCCCGGAAGGTCTGgcagaagaggcagaagaagGCAGAGGTGGATCCCCCGCAGGAGGACACAATTG ccccagaggaggaggaggaagaggagcaagaAAGTCCTACAGGGGAACTGGAGACTGTGGAAGTGACACTGGGGACCTTGGACCTCCGGGAGTTCGAAGTGATGCCCAAGAGAAACCgcaaaaggaggaagaagagggacAAGAAGGTGGAGAAAG GGCCTTGTGCTAAAGAGACTGGTGGGCAGGCTGGCTTGGAGCcagtgacagagctgcagggggaggctgaggctgggctgcTTCCCTGGAGCAATGGAG GAGACCCTCAGACCCAGCTCTGCGATGCTCTGTTCACTGCCTGCAAGACAGGGGATGTGCAGacactgcagcacctcctgggaGTGCCAGAGAATGGGAGCCTGCCACAGCACAGTGAGAACGGGCAGTCTCTGGATATGGCCCGCTCCCTGCTGAACCAGCCCGTGGATGAGCAGGGCTGCACCCTGCTTCATGTGGCAGCACaagctggcagggctgaggctgtgtgtctgctgctggaggcaggagcagacccTACCCTCAG ggacaggcaggagaggacTCCATACTGCACCTCTGCTGACAGACGGACCCGCAATGCCTTCCGCAAGTTCATGGTGGACCATCCAGACAAATACGACTACAGCCGTGCCAAG GTGCCAGGGCCCCTGACACAggagatggaggccaagaagcTGGAGAAGAAGCGGGCACAGAAAGCCCAGCGGAAGCAACGGCAGCAAGCACAGCGGGAGGAGCAGCACcgctgggagcaggagcaggaaaggaagcAGTGGTTTGCAGCCCTGTCTGACAGGGAGAAG AGGGCACTGGCTGCTGAGAGGAGGTtggctgcccagctgcaggacaccGGCACAACTCTTGCCAATATCAG CCGCTGCTGGCATTGTGGAGAGTCCCTGTTGGGACGGATCCCTTTCCACTACCTCGACTTCTCCTTCTGTTCCACGGCCTGCCTGCAAACACACCGCCGGGCCCAGGCTGGCCGCACCTAA
- the ANKZF1 gene encoding ankyrin repeat and zinc finger domain-containing protein 1 isoform X2 → MSESRSVFEAAQDPELLRGLSLVTGVAADAGAAQLAPASHEKPAAPSCEEKAHGVAEVPERMCCLTCGQVFGSREEQTEHYRLDWHRFNLKQRLLGHRTLPEEVFEEKTRTGDVSSISGSDSDSSDVSSESELLPSVSDTGRTQQIPRSHKVLLRNAKGQLISAYRCVLLTGKGDIEESVELTASLQSLSASTCWVVLMMGGGHFAGAVFRGLKVQEHKTFHRYTVRARRGTAQGLRDAQTPGSAPRSAGASLRRYNEAALLKDIQDLLAAWAQHLSEAQRIFLRAPHHNRALLFGGRNPPLTRGDPRICHIPLSTRRATLREVLRVHATLASLQVYGKDTPLEDITGSPRKVWQKRQKKAEVDPPQEDTIAPEEEEEEEQESPTGELETVEVTLGTLDLREFEVMPKRNRKRRKKRDKKVEKGPCAKETGGQAGLEPVTELQGEAEAGLLPWSNGGDPQTQLCDALFTACKTGDVQTLQHLLGVPENGSLPQHSENGQSLDMARSLLNQPVDEQGCTLLHVAAQAGRAEAVCLLLEAGADPTLRDRQERTPYCTSADRRTRNAFRKFMVDHPDKYDYSRAKVPGPLTQEMEAKKLEKKRAQKAQRKQRQQAQREEQHRWEQEQERKQWFAALSDREKRALAAERRLAAQLQDTGTTLANISRCWHCGESLLGRIPFHYLDFSFCSTACLQTHRRAQAGRT, encoded by the exons ATGTCAGAGAGCAGGTCGGTGTTTGAGGCCGCTCAGGACCCTGAACTCCTGCGCGGGCTGAGCCTTGTCACCGGAGTTGCTGCGGATGCGggtgctgcccagctggcaccTGCGAGCCACG AGAaacctgcagcacccagctgtgAGGAGAAGGCCCATGGGGTCGCTGAGGTGCCAGAGAGGATGTGTTGCTTGACCTGCGGGCAGGTGTTTGGGAGCCGAGAGGAGCAG ACTGAGCACTACCGTCTTGACTGGCACCGCTTCAACCTGAAGCAGCGACTCCTGGGGCACCGGACGCTGCCTGAGGAAGTGTTTGAGGAGAAAACCCGCACAG gTGATGTTTCCAGCATCTCAGGATCTGACTCAGATAGCTCTGATGTGAGCAGTGAGTCAGAGTTGCTGCCCTCCGTCAGTGACACTGGCCGGACCCAGCAGATTCCCCGCTCCCACAAAGTGCTGCTCCGCAATGCGAAGGGCCAGCTCATCTCCGCCTACCGCTGTGTGCTGCTCACTGGGAAG GGTGACATTGAGGAGTCGGTGGAGCTGACAGCATCACTGCAGAGCCTCAGTGCAAGCACATGCTGGGTTGTGCTGATGATGGGTGGCGGGCACTTCGCAGGAGCAGTGTTCCGGGG CCTGAAGGTGCAGGAGCACAAGACCTTCCACCGGTACACGGTGCGAGCACGGCGGGGCACAGCGCAGGGCCTTCGGGATGCTCAGACCCCAGGCTCAGCCCCCAGATCGGCTGGGGCCTCCCTGCGCCGCTACAACGAGGCTGCGCTGCTCAAG gATATTCAGGACctcctggcagcctgggcacagcacctgAGTGAAGCTCAGCGCATCTTCCTCCGGGCCCCTCATCACAATCGTGCACTGCTCTTTGGTGGCAGGAATCCACCCCTCACCCGAGGGGACCCTCGCATCTGCCACATCCCCCTCAGCACCCGCAGGGCAACCCTGCGAGAGGTGCTGCGAGTCCACGCCACGCTGGCCAGCCTGCAGGTGTATG GGAAGGACACACCACTGGAGGACATCACTGGGTCCCCCCGGAAGGTCTGgcagaagaggcagaagaagGCAGAGGTGGATCCCCCGCAGGAGGACACAATTG ccccagaggaggaggaggaagaggagcaagaAAGTCCTACAGGGGAACTGGAGACTGTGGAAGTGACACTGGGGACCTTGGACCTCCGGGAGTTCGAAGTGATGCCCAAGAGAAACCgcaaaaggaggaagaagagggacAAGAAGGTGGAGAAAG GGCCTTGTGCTAAAGAGACTGGTGGGCAGGCTGGCTTGGAGCcagtgacagagctgcagggggaggctgaggctgggctgcTTCCCTGGAGCAATGGAG GAGACCCTCAGACCCAGCTCTGCGATGCTCTGTTCACTGCCTGCAAGACAGGGGATGTGCAGacactgcagcacctcctgggaGTGCCAGAGAATGGGAGCCTGCCACAGCACAGTGAGAACGGGCAGTCTCTGGATATGGCCCGCTCCCTGCTGAACCAGCCCGTGGATGAGCAGGGCTGCACCCTGCTTCATGTGGCAGCACaagctggcagggctgaggctgtgtgtctgctgctggaggcaggagcagacccTACCCTCAG ggacaggcaggagaggacTCCATACTGCACCTCTGCTGACAGACGGACCCGCAATGCCTTCCGCAAGTTCATGGTGGACCATCCAGACAAATACGACTACAGCCGTGCCAAG GTGCCAGGGCCCCTGACACAggagatggaggccaagaagcTGGAGAAGAAGCGGGCACAGAAAGCCCAGCGGAAGCAACGGCAGCAAGCACAGCGGGAGGAGCAGCACcgctgggagcaggagcaggaaaggaagcAGTGGTTTGCAGCCCTGTCTGACAGGGAGAAG AGGGCACTGGCTGCTGAGAGGAGGTtggctgcccagctgcaggacaccGGCACAACTCTTGCCAATATCAG CCGCTGCTGGCATTGTGGAGAGTCCCTGTTGGGACGGATCCCTTTCCACTACCTCGACTTCTCCTTCTGTTCCACGGCCTGCCTGCAAACACACCGCCGGGCCCAGGCTGGCCGCACCTAA
- the ANKZF1 gene encoding ankyrin repeat and zinc finger domain-containing protein 1 isoform X3, translating to MCCLTCGQVFGSREEQTEHYRLDWHRFNLKQRLLGHRTLPEEVFEEKTRTGDVSSISGSDSDSSDVSSESELLPSVSDTGRTQQIPRSHKVLLRNAKGQLISAYRCVLLTGKGDIEESVELTASLQSLSASTCWVVLMMGGGHFAGAVFRGLKVQEHKTFHRYTVRARRGTAQGLRDAQTPGSAPRSAGASLRRYNEAALLKDIQDLLAAWAQHLSEAQRIFLRAPHHNRALLFGGRNPPLTRGDPRICHIPLSTRRATLREVLRVHATLASLQVYGKDTPLEDITGSPRKVWQKRQKKAEVDPPQEDTIAPEEEEEEEQESPTGELETVEVTLGTLDLREFEVMPKRNRKRRKKRDKKVEKGPCAKETGGQAGLEPVTELQGEAEAGLLPWSNGGDPQTQLCDALFTACKTGDVQTLQHLLGVPENGSLPQHSENGQSLDMARSLLNQPVDEQGCTLLHVAAQAGRAEAVCLLLEAGADPTLRDRQERTPYCTSADRRTRNAFRKFMVDHPDKYDYSRAKVPGPLTQEMEAKKLEKKRAQKAQRKQRQQAQREEQHRWEQEQERKQWFAALSDREKRALAAERRLAAQLQDTGTTLANISRCWHCGESLLGRIPFHYLDFSFCSTACLQTHRRAQAGRT from the exons ATGTGTTGCTTGACCTGCGGGCAGGTGTTTGGGAGCCGAGAGGAGCAG ACTGAGCACTACCGTCTTGACTGGCACCGCTTCAACCTGAAGCAGCGACTCCTGGGGCACCGGACGCTGCCTGAGGAAGTGTTTGAGGAGAAAACCCGCACAG gTGATGTTTCCAGCATCTCAGGATCTGACTCAGATAGCTCTGATGTGAGCAGTGAGTCAGAGTTGCTGCCCTCCGTCAGTGACACTGGCCGGACCCAGCAGATTCCCCGCTCCCACAAAGTGCTGCTCCGCAATGCGAAGGGCCAGCTCATCTCCGCCTACCGCTGTGTGCTGCTCACTGGGAAG GGTGACATTGAGGAGTCGGTGGAGCTGACAGCATCACTGCAGAGCCTCAGTGCAAGCACATGCTGGGTTGTGCTGATGATGGGTGGCGGGCACTTCGCAGGAGCAGTGTTCCGGGG CCTGAAGGTGCAGGAGCACAAGACCTTCCACCGGTACACGGTGCGAGCACGGCGGGGCACAGCGCAGGGCCTTCGGGATGCTCAGACCCCAGGCTCAGCCCCCAGATCGGCTGGGGCCTCCCTGCGCCGCTACAACGAGGCTGCGCTGCTCAAG gATATTCAGGACctcctggcagcctgggcacagcacctgAGTGAAGCTCAGCGCATCTTCCTCCGGGCCCCTCATCACAATCGTGCACTGCTCTTTGGTGGCAGGAATCCACCCCTCACCCGAGGGGACCCTCGCATCTGCCACATCCCCCTCAGCACCCGCAGGGCAACCCTGCGAGAGGTGCTGCGAGTCCACGCCACGCTGGCCAGCCTGCAGGTGTATG GGAAGGACACACCACTGGAGGACATCACTGGGTCCCCCCGGAAGGTCTGgcagaagaggcagaagaagGCAGAGGTGGATCCCCCGCAGGAGGACACAATTG ccccagaggaggaggaggaagaggagcaagaAAGTCCTACAGGGGAACTGGAGACTGTGGAAGTGACACTGGGGACCTTGGACCTCCGGGAGTTCGAAGTGATGCCCAAGAGAAACCgcaaaaggaggaagaagagggacAAGAAGGTGGAGAAAG GGCCTTGTGCTAAAGAGACTGGTGGGCAGGCTGGCTTGGAGCcagtgacagagctgcagggggaggctgaggctgggctgcTTCCCTGGAGCAATGGAG GAGACCCTCAGACCCAGCTCTGCGATGCTCTGTTCACTGCCTGCAAGACAGGGGATGTGCAGacactgcagcacctcctgggaGTGCCAGAGAATGGGAGCCTGCCACAGCACAGTGAGAACGGGCAGTCTCTGGATATGGCCCGCTCCCTGCTGAACCAGCCCGTGGATGAGCAGGGCTGCACCCTGCTTCATGTGGCAGCACaagctggcagggctgaggctgtgtgtctgctgctggaggcaggagcagacccTACCCTCAG ggacaggcaggagaggacTCCATACTGCACCTCTGCTGACAGACGGACCCGCAATGCCTTCCGCAAGTTCATGGTGGACCATCCAGACAAATACGACTACAGCCGTGCCAAG GTGCCAGGGCCCCTGACACAggagatggaggccaagaagcTGGAGAAGAAGCGGGCACAGAAAGCCCAGCGGAAGCAACGGCAGCAAGCACAGCGGGAGGAGCAGCACcgctgggagcaggagcaggaaaggaagcAGTGGTTTGCAGCCCTGTCTGACAGGGAGAAG AGGGCACTGGCTGCTGAGAGGAGGTtggctgcccagctgcaggacaccGGCACAACTCTTGCCAATATCAG CCGCTGCTGGCATTGTGGAGAGTCCCTGTTGGGACGGATCCCTTTCCACTACCTCGACTTCTCCTTCTGTTCCACGGCCTGCCTGCAAACACACCGCCGGGCCCAGGCTGGCCGCACCTAA